In Nicotiana tabacum cultivar K326 chromosome 11, ASM71507v2, whole genome shotgun sequence, a single window of DNA contains:
- the LOC142166007 gene encoding uncharacterized protein LOC142166007 has product MWKVWKEKLPLDDFLKRIGYCMPSKCWCCVQSDKESLQHLFFRSETARTTWKYFLSRAGIAVEGLTLHQAITKCWTANVCLRLKPVMQALPSCVVWELWKRRNSMKYGDAVTTSRVIYQVSSNLQALVKVRKPGMDMVPHKWQDLLDMMENFTPKLKVTKVMWEFPSAGWLKVNTDGASRGNPGRSSIGFCIRNENGDIVKSVGKEIEETTNTVAEAKAMVEALRFCIFQQYSHVWLQTDSMLLKKIMYGIWKSPWIISEQVEEMMQLMNGGNYIVTHIHREGNKLAARLANYALDHGEIECQQFGI; this is encoded by the coding sequence ATGTGGAAAGTGTGGAAAGAAAAGCTACCTTTAGATGATTTCTTGAAAAGGATAGGCTACTGCATGCCATCAAAATGTTGGTGTTGTGTACAATCTGACAAGGAATCTCTTCAGCACTTGTTTTTTAGATCAGAAACTGCAAGGACAACTTGGAAGTATTTTCTATCGAGGGCAGGAATAGCTGTGGAGGGACTAACATTGCACCAAGCAATCACAAAATGTTGGACTGCAAATGTGTGCTTAAGGCTCAAACCAGTAATGCAAGCACTCCCCTCATGTGTAGTCTGGGAActttggaaaagaagaaatagtatGAAGTATGGTGATGCTGTGACAACTAGCAGGGTGATttatcaagtttcatcaaatctCCAGGCATTGGTGAAAGTGAGAAAGCCTGGGATGGACATGGTACCTCACAAATGGCAAGATCTATTAGATATGATGGAAAATTTCACTCCTAAACTTAAGGTTACCAAAGTCATGTGGGAATTTCCAAGTGCAGGATGGCTAAAAGTTAATACGGATGGTGCATCGAGGGGAAATCCAGGCAGGAGCTCAATAGGTTTTTGTATAAGAAATGAAAATGGTGACATAGTCAAGTCAGTAGGGAAGGAGATTGAGGAGACAACAAACACAGTAGCTGAAGCGAAGGCCATGGTAGAAGCACTAAGGTTCTGCATATTTCAACAATACTCTCATGTATGGCTTCAAACTGACTCAATGTTATTAAAAAAGATAATGTACGGGATTTGGAAATCACCATGGATCATATCTGAGCAGGTAGAGGAAATGATGCAACTAATGAATGGGGGCAATTACATAGTTACTCATATTCATAGGGAGGGCAACAAGCTGGCAGCTCGCTTGGCTAATTATGCTTTAGATCATGgagaaatagaatgccaacaaTTTGGCATCTAG